One window of Gloeothece citriformis PCC 7424 genomic DNA carries:
- the bioB gene encoding biotin synthase BioB, which produces MVQASLSSPITPPKDTQALQEWLHQLADRIISGYRITKVEALALTEIEGQDQILLLCEAADRIRQACCGNRVDLCSIINIKSGHCSENCSFCSQSVHHPGQDSPVYGLKTSEEIVQQAKAAAAAGAKRFCLVSQGRGLKYNSPKSKEFAEILATVKRITTEAKIKPCCALGELTLEQAQALKEAGVTRYNHNLEASATFYPQIVTTHTWADRVETVKNLKAAGIQACTGGIIGMGESWEDRIDLALSLRDLEVDSVPINLLNPRQGTPLGHLPKLDPFEALQAIAIFRFILPQQILRYAGGREAIMGELQSLGLKAGINAMLIGHYLTTLGQSPQQDQAMLKSLGLEGGEAPIPGEYQP; this is translated from the coding sequence GTGGTTCAAGCATCCCTATCTTCACCCATTACCCCTCCTAAAGATACCCAAGCTTTACAAGAATGGCTTCATCAACTGGCCGATCGCATTATCTCAGGATATCGTATTACTAAAGTAGAAGCCCTGGCCTTAACCGAAATCGAAGGGCAAGATCAGATACTCCTATTGTGTGAAGCGGCTGATCGCATTCGTCAAGCCTGTTGCGGTAATAGGGTTGATTTATGTAGCATTATCAATATAAAATCCGGCCACTGTTCGGAAAATTGTAGCTTTTGTTCTCAATCTGTCCATCATCCGGGTCAAGATTCCCCAGTCTATGGACTCAAAACCTCAGAAGAAATTGTACAACAAGCCAAAGCCGCCGCCGCCGCCGGTGCTAAACGGTTTTGTTTAGTCAGTCAAGGACGAGGATTAAAATACAATAGCCCCAAATCTAAAGAATTTGCAGAAATTTTAGCCACTGTAAAACGCATCACCACAGAAGCCAAGATCAAACCCTGTTGCGCCTTAGGAGAATTAACCCTCGAACAAGCACAGGCATTAAAAGAAGCCGGTGTTACCCGTTATAACCATAATTTAGAAGCCTCAGCAACATTTTACCCCCAAATTGTCACGACTCATACCTGGGCCGATCGCGTGGAAACGGTAAAAAATCTTAAAGCCGCCGGCATTCAAGCCTGTACCGGTGGCATTATTGGTATGGGAGAAAGTTGGGAAGACCGGATCGATTTAGCCCTATCTTTACGAGACTTAGAGGTAGATTCTGTGCCGATTAATCTCCTTAACCCCAGACAAGGGACTCCCTTAGGCCATCTCCCCAAACTTGACCCGTTTGAAGCGTTACAGGCGATCGCTATTTTCCGCTTTATTTTACCGCAACAAATCCTCCGCTATGCAGGAGGACGAGAGGCCATCATGGGAGAGTTGCAAAGTTTAGGGTTAAAAGCGGGAATTAATGCTATGCTAATTGGACATTATCTGACCACTTTGGGACAATCTCCCCAACAAGATCAGGCCATGTTAAAATCTCTAGGGTTAGAGGGAGGTGAAGCCCCAATTCCCGGTGAATACCAACCCTAA
- a CDS encoding biotin transporter BioY, protein MNTNPNHKPKTDKNTNDQKPRKTVNLANEFLWALIGLLLTIFSTFLPAFTTNVPWTWSSDGVVSQPLGVTYQIGAVLLTGCLGGKNAGALAQIAYVILGLTWLPVFAHGGDWEYLKEPSFGYILGFIPGAWVCGLMAFRTRTKIETLAFSAICGLLVIHLCGLVYLIGLALFNPANGDLISLANLPSFMLNYSLIPIPGQLVIVCVITAIAYFLRLILFY, encoded by the coding sequence GTGAATACCAACCCTAACCACAAACCCAAAACCGATAAGAATACTAACGATCAAAAACCTCGAAAAACGGTGAATCTTGCCAATGAATTTCTTTGGGCGTTAATTGGGTTACTTTTAACCATTTTTAGCACCTTTTTACCTGCCTTTACCACTAATGTACCTTGGACTTGGTCGAGTGATGGAGTGGTTTCTCAACCTTTGGGAGTGACTTACCAAATAGGGGCGGTACTCCTAACGGGATGTTTAGGGGGAAAAAATGCAGGGGCTTTGGCACAAATTGCTTATGTTATTCTAGGCTTAACTTGGTTACCGGTGTTTGCTCATGGGGGCGATTGGGAGTATTTAAAAGAACCGAGTTTTGGGTATATTCTGGGGTTTATTCCTGGGGCTTGGGTCTGCGGGTTGATGGCTTTTCGCACAAGAACTAAGATAGAGACATTAGCCTTTAGTGCGATTTGTGGCTTACTCGTGATTCATCTGTGTGGCTTAGTTTATCTAATCGGTTTAGCTTTATTTAATCCGGCTAACGGTGATCTTATTTCCCTGGCCAATTTACCCTCTTTTATGCTCAATTATTCTCTTATTCCTATACCCGGTCAGTTAGTTATTGTCTGTGTTATTACTGCGATCGCTTATTTTTTGCGTCTGATATTATTTTATTAA
- the lspA gene encoding signal peptidase II — translation MMKKNRWFWLVAIIGLGLDQLTKYITVQSFETIGDTFGLWPGVFHLTYVINTGAAFSFFKGGAVWLRWLSLAVSLGLIFLGWYAPRMRIVEQLGYGFILAGALGNGIDRFLFGYVVDFLDFRLINFPVFNLADTFINIGIFFLLLASFPPKSSSQKNTSQ, via the coding sequence ATGATGAAAAAAAATCGCTGGTTTTGGCTAGTTGCTATTATTGGGTTAGGGTTAGATCAACTGACCAAGTATATAACGGTACAAAGTTTTGAGACTATAGGAGATACTTTTGGGTTATGGCCTGGGGTATTTCATTTAACTTATGTGATTAATACGGGGGCTGCATTTAGTTTTTTTAAAGGAGGGGCAGTCTGGTTACGGTGGTTATCTTTAGCCGTCAGTTTGGGGTTAATTTTTTTGGGATGGTATGCCCCAAGAATGAGAATAGTTGAACAATTGGGATATGGGTTTATTTTAGCGGGGGCTTTGGGGAATGGGATAGACCGGTTTTTATTTGGATATGTGGTGGATTTTTTAGATTTTCGGTTAATTAATTTTCCGGTTTTTAATTTGGCTGATACGTTTATTAATATAGGAATATTTTTTCTCTTACTGGCTAGTTTTCCTCCTAAATCAAGTTCTCAAAAAAACACATCCCAATAA